The Nicotiana tomentosiformis chromosome 2, ASM39032v3, whole genome shotgun sequence genome includes the window TAGTTTTTGAAATTATTCTCTTTACAAACAAAATAACAGTTTTCCTATTGAATTATACTTGGGAGTTTTCATAATAGTTTAATTTGAAAAATGAGAGAACAGTACATGGTGTTTTTGAAACAAATTCGAATTGTTTAGAGGGTTTTGATTGAATTACCTAATCATATATTTGAACTTTCCGTGGAATTGATTACCAAGCAGATATATAACTGACTTGTGAATTATGATTATGCTGTATAAACAGTGTCATTTTTATGCCATTCAGCTTTCCCAGGGAGAGAAGCATAATACATCCATTGTGATGCATTAATTCTCCAACTTTAAACATGGTACGAAAGCAGTCCATTGGATAACAAAAACTGGATCCATATTCTTTTAATTGTTCCAACCAAAACCTCTTTTGTCGTATACAATGATGTAACATGAGAAAAAGGAAATCCAAAAGAAAGAGCAGATAAAAAAAGAGATGCATCATTTACAGATGTCAGAACCTAGTTAAAAGAATGGTCCCACATTAACACATCTGTTAACAACATGGGCTAAGGTTCCAATAGACATGGATGGTATCATTTGACTGTTGAAAAGGACTCCTCATTTTTGGGTTTTCTCCTTTTCAATCAATATATAATTGGAATAGAAGAAACAACACATAAATGTCAAATGACTTTTACTTTGACTGCAAATTTCCAGCATTTTCTAAATACTTTGAATAATAAAAGATTCACAATTCCTTTAAATTAGCTTTTAACATTCAAACTATGTTTTAAATTTTATGTAAAATTAAGATGTGTATCTTTTCACAACAAGAGCACCATACTTTCGAACAAAGTAGTACGTCAAAATGCAATAAGAGAAGGCATCAAGCTTCACTATCAAGGAACACAAGTACTAATAATATGGATCgcagaaaaaggaaaaagaaaatagtaGCATGTTTGGTCAAAATATTTTttgtcaaaagtattttttttttcaagttaaTGTGTTTAGTCAAGTTTttagaagtaaaaaaaaaaatacttttgagaaggttaaaaaaaatacttttgagaaggTTAAAGCAGAAGTAATTTTTGAGAAGGTTAAAaaaaaatttcttccaaaaatatattttttaaaaaaatatttttaagaaaatataCTTGAAAACACTTTTAAAAACTTGATCAAATtctaattattgctcaaaaatactttttaacttaattagtcaaatacaaattatttcatactataaaaaaataatttttaaaataaacctACTTTAAAAGCTTGGCCACACACGTAATAATACTCCAAGCAAACTTTTGGGTCCTAAATTAGTGACAATTGATGGCACATCAGATCAAAGAAAATTAATGAACGTTATTTCCCAACAAAAGAAGCCAGTTCAATCTCCTCCCCCACAAACAAATGATTCGCCAACTTTTTACTGTGTGATGCTACTTAACACACTCTATTTCAGCCAACCTATAACACTACAGACAGTACGACATAACACGAGGTCTCGTCTTCTCCCAACCACTCACTTTACTTTATTTTTGTATCCCATattcaaaattaataaaaatgCTTTCTACTAAGtagaatatttttcttcaaactcGAAAGCTTAAGTTAAGTACGAAGAAATAAAAAATCTATTGTGATAAGCTACTCGAAACTACTTTAAAATAAAAACTAGGTAGGCACAGATAAAAGGTCATGCCTACTTTAGAAAACTAGAGGTAGTTGGAAGAAATGAATGCAGAGGGACAGAAATGGTCCAAACTACAAGCGCCAAATATGATATGGAGAGGACTCACAAAAGAGGGAAATAAAAATTCCAGCTTGTTTGCTGGTGCTATTTTTCATTGCCATAAAAGACTAAACCGTCTTCCCATTTGAATTGCCCTATACTTTCCTTAAATCCCAACCTATTTCTCCTTTTTAGGGGGAGAGAGAGATATTCATCGGCCGGCCCACAAGGCCACAATCAAATAACAGTTGATTTTACAAAAAGGGCAAATGGGAAGAGTAGCAGAAATAGTTTTTAATAGTAGTAGCAATAGGGTAGAATTAGCACTTGACAATTAAGTCTTCTAAAATTTACTAAAGTAGTAGACTTTTTCTCAAACTTCCTCTGAGGTTTCTCAAAATGGAGCTGTTGACGTCCGATAGAGAGACTTCTTTTTGGGAACTTGAACAGCTGCTTCTAAGCGTAACTGGCCATATGAAAGAGAACAACAAGTTAAAATGATGAGTCTGTTATATTTCTGTTTTCTAATTAAAGAAATCACTAGTTGTAAACATAATGAATAATGTCAGTAAATGTAAAGCAAATCATGGTAAAAATAAAGGACCTGTTGCTGCTGTTTCTTGAGCCTCGCATTTTCTTCTAATAAATGGGCAACTTCCAGTTCCAACTCGTTCATATAAGCCTGCAAGTATGGAGAAAGATCGAATGAGacaaaaataagagagaaaactCAAACTTATTTTCAAAACCAAGAAGACATGTATAAAGAAAAGGAGGAGCAAAGATTTAAGAATAACTAGATTCATCCACGTGCAATGTACAAAATGTTCATGCCCTTGAATGTTTTTTTTTTATATGTAATGTCCTCTTCTgttttttattgttattataaAGGGACAATGCCCATCTTTAGTCGAATGAACATAGTGTATTGCTAAGAATCGGCAACGCAACAGAAAACATTTTTAAAACAACATATGATTAAAAGAAAATGCTAGCTACTTTCCTGCTTTCTAGCCCTTGATCTAGCAGCAGACTCACGGTTCTTGATCATCCTTTTATTTCTCCTGTCCCCTGCAGAATTATTCTCCATTTCAGGAATCCTTTTTCTTCCATTAGCAGCTGAAGAAGCCAAGCCCTCAAATGGGACTTGAGAAATAGGTGTTGGTGGGCGCAACATTGAGTTTTGACTAAagaaatgaagctctggaactgAGTTCAAATTCAGCATAGTAGTAGCCGGAACAGGAGAAGCTGCTGGTGGTGGTTGAGGGTCAGTAGCAAAAGGCCGAGCTAAAAAATCTTGTAAAATCATGCCACCAAAATTAGCAGTTTGATGATGATCATGATCTCTAGAGTAAGTAGTAGTATGGTCTTGAAGTGAAGAAAGATTAATGTCTTTCCAAACTTCTTCCATGGTTTTAAGTCTTGGATTTAGGTGATGATTTGAAGGAGAAAATGGAGAacgagatgaagaagaagtagtaGAAGATGATGatttggaagaagaagaagatgaaatgcCCCTGCTGCTACTGGTTGATGACCACATTTTTGGAGAAGCAGAGAAGAAAGAGTAAAAAGGGGAAAACTTTATTGAGAAAACGAATTTAGAATGTACTCTTAACTTCTGGCTACTACTTTCTTTCTAGTACTAGCACTAACAATAAAAAGAGACACAAAAATTCCTCACAACCAACCAGCCCTTAGACGCAATCTCGACGGAGGGGAGGCAAATACAAGTCACAAAATGGTGATGTCTGCTTTTGTATTGTCATGTCGAAATGGTACGATAATCCACGCGCCTAAATATGTAACGCTTTGGCGGTGAGAGTACTAACATTTCTCTAAAGTCACCTTAAAAGTACCAAGTTGGGAGAAGAAGAGAAGAGGATGAAGAATGAAGCCACTGAAATCATCTAAATAAAGCCATTTGATTTGAACTGGTAATACGGTTGGGAAGAAAAAAAGAGGACTCGTCTTAATTTAGTAAAATTTATTTCCTTGTTTTACGAAATGCAACAACCTAGCTAGTGAACTACTTCCAGGATTACTAAGTGGCTATATCAATCATAATTCATTAAAGTCACGTCATAAGAATTTGGGTTGAAGTTATTGTTAAATATGAATTTGTTAGAAAAAGTAGTTATAACACAAACACATTTCAACACTTAGGGTTGTTTGGCACGAGGTATAAGTAGATATAATGTTGGTATAAAATTTTAATATCACcttaatactttgtttggttagcaaatctggtataagttatcccgaaATTAAAATTAGTACCGGAATAACTTATACATTGTAGGGGGTGGGGTAATTAAtgtcgggataacttataccttcttcttagaaattatgcaatTATCATTTTAATACAACATACTAAAACAGTAGATAAAAAATAATACCAGGATAACTAATCTCAGCATAACTAATCCCAGCATAACTTATCCCAACATAACTTATCCCCGTATAAGCCGTATCCAAACTAAACGACCCCTTAAAGAAATAGGAACAAAACGGTAAGAGTTCCAAATCCAAGGGGACACAAGGTTCCCTGccaaacaaaaatataaaaaagaaaacaaatgaagaaaGCACTAATAacttgtttggccaaacttttttcttggccaaaagtacttttttgtcaaaaatactttttttaaaaaaatagaagtgtttgaccaagctttttgaatgaaaaaaagtatttttgagtagaAACATAAGCAGTTTCTAAGAatcagaaaaaagtagcttccgAGAATCACTTttttaaaaagcacttttgaaaaaaatacacttagaaacactttttaaaagtttgatcaaacactaattaccgctcaaaagtatttttcaaattgattagccaaacacaggCTGATTTTCGCcgaaagtacttttaaaaaaaatatttttggaaaaaatacttatcaaaataagcatattttagaagtttggccaaacaggctatagaTAAAGCAAATTCAAGTGGTATTTCATTTCAACACATGCATTATATAAAATTGATGTtctaaatcggataacaattaaatttgtaactGATTTTAAGGATACACAGATTAGTTTGATACAAAACAATAAATTGGGTTAGAATGAATAAATAGAAATGCAAAAAATTCAAACCACGCGAGGAGGATGATTCCAGCTTTATTGAAATATTCACCCTCAATCCGGGCTCACGGTGGGCAATATTGATGAATGAAAGAAAAAGCTTAGAATAACAgacaaaataataatatattgtcttggaatgcatgttacaatgtgtttaatgaattattagaccctcttttatatagtagaagaatcctactctaagtacaactttataaaaggtaaaaagtCTTCTGTTTAACTGATTGCTGGTTCtacatcgatacgtgccgagatttgcGCCATGATATCCGTCCGGTCGTTGATATTACGGCCTTCTATTGGTCGTGCTTGATTGCCCGATAATGTTCTCCGAAGTCTCTTAGTATTTAGATCGATCTCGAATTatgaccccgatattctcgagggtAGACAATTAGCCACCGGACACTGATTAGATGAGACCCTTGCTTCGATTCCGATCCTTCACAATCATATTTCAAGCTCGTTTAACCTTGTTGGAGGCCAAAGTGTATCATGAGCTCAGTTTTTTATCCGTATACaaagtcccctcatttctcgaaaagcaagatgacgagaaacgacatgagtaTCCCGATTCATTCTTCAATACACCATGACATAAACGATAAAAATCCTgaaaacgtctcgtcagtcatgtcataatggcattaaatgcgcgtcagtcgcCTGTCGGCTATCCCTAGAGGCGAAACGTCGCGAAACCACTATAAATAACCCCctttttattcatttttttaCTTTACATCAAACCATCTACCCTCGTAACCTTAGGATTTCACTACTCTTTTTCACATTCTAGCATTTTTACCTTCATTATTCGAGGTTCCTTTGAAAATTTTACTCATCATCCACTCAAACCAACACATCTGAGCTTCCAACTTTTAACCTTTTCTATCTCCTTGAAGCTTTCCCTTAtaacaatggcaaaaacctcaaaatCCGTTTCCCAAAAGGTTGCTTCTACCTCCCAAATGACTGCCGGAACCAATAATACTATTTTCGATGTGGTCGACCTCGGGAGATCCGCTGCTAACGTGGTCATCGATGAACCGGCTCCTAAACCTAccttgaagatgttcattccTGGGAGTTGTTCGGTTGCTGATGACTTTAAGGTCGCAAAACTCTCCTCGGTGCAGGGTCGACGTGAGGAGGCATCGAGATTTATTTGCTCGATCACCGAAGACGATCCCCCCTCAGTCTGAAAAGACTGTAACTGGACCGATAAAGACATAGTGCTCCCCGACTCTAAGGAGTCCATTACTACACACGTTGAAGGATACCTAAGTgtctacacttatccctttactcTGGGCCCGGTGGATCCGATCATCATAAActtctgcaagaggtacgaggtatgtatcggccaaattcaccctttACTGTGGACtaacaatgtccattccccatttcatgaacgactaGGGTGACAAGACCAAATGTAGCGGTTCCCcgagctgatggatcatcggagcaTACCTCTGACATTCATTGCATTTTCGCACGAACTtctttgcgtctttttccatatcgatccagtagtagtCGGCTCTAATTATCTTCTGAACCAATCACTCGGTGCCTGAATAGTTCCCGCAGGTGCCCTCATGGACTTCCCTTAAAACATACTTGATGTATCCCGGCACTAGACATATAGCGAGTGGGCTACCGAATGCTCTTCTAAATAGGGTACCGTCTTCAGATAAGCTGAACCGGGCCGCCTTCGTATCCAGAGCTCTCGATTATTTAGGATCCGAGGGAAGTTTTtcggtcttcaggtaatctatgtatttgtttctctagTCCCAGGTTAATCTTGTCATAAACAGAATCTTAAGAAGCAGAAAAGCTTTCTGGAAAGAAGTAAGAAGCTGATTGTAATGTTGTAAAGGCCAAAAGGTCAATTTTGAAAAGAGCCAGTGCTTCCTCTCGAACAGAGCTCCTCGCAAAAATTTCAGATCATTGAAGAGGAACAAAAAAAAATGATAGTTTTCCTACCAAGTACCTACGAATTTGTCTTGGCATGGCCTTCccccactaccgatttcatgagttataCGATCGTTCCCGAGTTGAATTCGTCGTCGTCGatcgacgatcccaagttagcaatAGTGTCGGt containing:
- the LOC104104617 gene encoding protein FD, yielding MWSSTSSSRGISSSSSSKSSSSTTSSSSRSPFSPSNHHLNPRLKTMEEVWKDINLSSLQDHTTTYSRDHDHHQTANFGGMILQDFLARPFATDPQPPPAASPVPATTMLNLNSVPELHFFSQNSMLRPPTPISQVPFEGLASSAANGRKRIPEMENNSAGDRRNKRMIKNRESAARSRARKQAYMNELELEVAHLLEENARLKKQQQQLRLEAAVQVPKKKSLYRTSTAPF